The Arachis ipaensis cultivar K30076 chromosome B07, Araip1.1, whole genome shotgun sequence genomic interval gagtttttcttgGGAGCTCCCTTACTCTTCACCACCAATGGGTCAACAACATAGTTATCGTCTAAATTACCTTTGCGTGGATTCTCACCTCGCTTTTGGAGTTTTGTAATTGAGTTGACAACATCATTCATTGCTTTGACAAAATCACTTGAGTTCTTACATGCAACATCCATCAACCTACAACACTCAGCACCTAACACACCCAAACGACACTTTAGTACCTTATCAGAATTACTTGGATCATCGACGTTTGACTTCATGAAATCGCTCTTAGCATTCTTCGTCTAACGCTTGCACACTAAGCATTCTGGAATAACTTCAACGTGTTGGTGCTTTAGGCATGCAAATATGTGCATGCAGGGAATCCCTCTATTTTCGAACCACAGACACTCACAACGAAGCATCCCCCCAACTCTGTCAAACTCAACCATATGATCAATCTCTGGCACTCCAAAATTGTTACACTTGAAGTATAGTTTTCCACCATCCTGAATTACCAACTCTGTATTCATAGCACAAGCACCCTCAATTTCCTTCCTGACCTCCCGGAACATGTTACGAGTGAAAGTCTTTGCAGCAAAATCTTCAAGTGTCGGCAAAGAAGTCACAAGTACTGGATCGGTATATTTACTATTGAACTCTGCAACTCTTTCATTGTTCCTGTAATGGCTAACAACGGTCTCCATGTTATTGATGAATTCAAGAAGGGTATCTTTCTTTCTCACATATGCTTTTATCAGAGAGTTAATCCCTT includes:
- the LOC107607144 gene encoding protein FAR1-RELATED SEQUENCE 9-like, whose protein sequence is MVARYNLSSNSWVDQTFELRNLWVLAYLRDQFFGRIRTTSQCEGINSLIKAYVRKKDTLLEFINNMETVVSHYRNNERVAEFNSKYTDPVLVTSLPTLEDFAAKTFTRNMFREVRKEIEGACAMNTELVIQDGGKLYFKCNNFGVPEIDHMVEFDRVGGMLRCECLWFENRGIPCMHIFACLKHQHVEVIPECLVCKR